A window from Marinagarivorans cellulosilyticus encodes these proteins:
- a CDS encoding glycoside hydrolase produces MAFSLARYQAPLFTLWRKLSGAGSTLKLLLAPLARLQVNAFWRQSTVVKPAPVALCSMLPVARVDERYVSFSIDISVLAGGQWWEGSHKVIGGLGGQKVLPFQLVGTKLDNLTRALGPAYLRIGGSEADKIHYFRAPQDEPGALVLTHQIWDRLHDFIARHDLKLSFTFKYGLFKRKEHGGWCPNEVLDLLVYSNRKGYHIHVCELGNELNAYWAFHGLSSQPRASKLADDYLTFSTEVKHLLPDAKIIGPGSAFWPRLGETIKPFSNISHKFLQLCQASGMKLDIVDWHYYPFQSRRSPVRTRRATQSSMLRPKALNEYKQYCLQLKKMRDAFFPNAQLWTGETGSAQCGGEPRLSDRFASCFWWADQLGLGARHGQEVMIRQSLVGGDYGLLSRTGLKPRPDYWLTWLWQQLMGVDVFDVASPHAQLRSYCHSAKRGNGRTLLLINLSGKACKVDMTGEFSFGQVVAQYTVTAKKLTSKKVRINGKKARLEEGRVPALSSFPVAPLSHYLPAHAIAFWCLR; encoded by the coding sequence ATGGCTTTTTCTCTTGCTCGTTATCAGGCTCCTCTTTTTACCCTTTGGCGTAAGCTCAGTGGCGCTGGCTCAACTTTAAAGCTTTTGCTCGCCCCCCTTGCTCGCTTACAGGTTAATGCGTTTTGGCGTCAGTCGACGGTGGTAAAGCCCGCACCGGTTGCGCTTTGCAGTATGTTGCCTGTGGCGCGAGTGGATGAACGCTATGTTTCTTTTTCTATTGATATTTCAGTGCTGGCTGGTGGCCAATGGTGGGAGGGTAGCCATAAAGTTATCGGTGGTTTGGGTGGGCAAAAGGTTTTACCTTTTCAGCTGGTCGGAACAAAGCTAGACAACCTAACGCGAGCGCTAGGGCCGGCATACTTAAGAATAGGTGGTTCAGAGGCCGATAAAATCCACTACTTTCGTGCGCCTCAGGATGAGCCCGGTGCGCTGGTGTTAACCCATCAAATATGGGATCGTCTGCACGATTTTATCGCGCGACACGACCTTAAATTGTCGTTTACCTTTAAGTACGGTTTGTTTAAGCGCAAGGAGCATGGCGGCTGGTGCCCAAACGAGGTGTTGGATTTATTGGTCTACAGCAACCGCAAGGGCTACCACATTCATGTGTGTGAATTGGGCAATGAGCTCAATGCCTACTGGGCTTTTCATGGGCTATCGTCTCAGCCGCGCGCTAGTAAATTGGCTGATGATTATCTGACTTTTAGCACAGAGGTAAAGCACCTACTTCCCGATGCCAAAATTATCGGCCCTGGCAGCGCCTTTTGGCCCCGTTTAGGGGAGACCATCAAGCCCTTTTCGAATATTTCGCACAAGTTTTTGCAATTGTGCCAAGCCAGCGGTATGAAGTTGGATATTGTGGATTGGCATTATTACCCCTTCCAAAGCCGGCGATCGCCAGTGCGTACGCGGCGCGCCACCCAAAGCAGTATGTTGCGCCCCAAAGCGTTAAACGAATATAAGCAATACTGCTTGCAGCTTAAAAAAATGCGGGACGCCTTTTTCCCAAATGCGCAGTTGTGGACAGGGGAAACAGGCTCCGCTCAGTGTGGTGGGGAGCCTAGGCTATCAGACCGTTTTGCCTCGTGCTTTTGGTGGGCAGATCAGTTAGGTTTGGGCGCGCGCCATGGGCAAGAGGTGATGATTCGGCAAAGCCTTGTAGGTGGAGATTATGGCTTGCTCAGCCGCACAGGACTTAAGCCCAGGCCAGATTACTGGTTGACTTGGCTGTGGCAGCAGCTAATGGGGGTGGATGTGTTTGATGTGGCTAGCCCGCATGCGCAGCTGCGCAGTTATTGCCATAGCGCAAAGCGGGGCAATGGACGCACCTTACTGCTAATTAATTTGTCGGGCAAAGCCTGCAAAGTCGATATGACGGGAGAGTTCTCGTTTGGGCAGGTGGTGGCTCAGTACACAGTTACCGCGAAAAAGCTCACCAGTAAAAAAGTGCGCATCAACGGTAAAAAAGCACGCTTGGAAGAGGGTCGAGTGCCTGCTTTGTCGTCATTCCCTGTTGCGCCCCTAAGCCATTATTTACCTGCGCACGCTATTGCTTTTTGGTGTTTGCGTTAA